The genomic DNA atttaatataatactatagttgactcataaatattattatataatatttacagactcactCGTTAGATTTTATAGTCCAAAAATTACTATTTTCGACATTACTAAATGAGATGTGTTTCAAGGGGGAGAGAGGGAGGAATGTTAAGTCGTCCCCTTCTATAGAGTAAGAAGGTTTTTATATGAGAGGTTGACAAAGTAAAAACGTAGGTGGTTTGATAAGTAATTGTTATCTCATTACTATTGAAGGGTCTCAGGTTGGGTGCCAACTAATCTTGCTTCTAACGGAACTGTCGATGGCGAAGGTGATGTGCAAAGGTGGTCCATCAGGAATCCTTTTATTGAATCCCATTAAGCTGTTGTCATTTTTTGGTGTTCTAACACCCATCTTAGACCATGGAGGTATGGGGAGATTTTTACGAGTATTGATAATTTGTATTTTCCATTGGTCTTATTTAGAGCATGGTTTTAGGATGGATATATAATGTGCGCTAATAGCACGTGACTCTGTTGTAcactattttttaaaatattatttttgcttCAGCCTTTAGTAAAATTGATTGAGAAAAAAGAAAATTGTTTGAACCCAAATAATTGAGGAAATTAAGTAGCAACCACTCacaaaaatgaacaaaaatacaAGATAAGTCTTAAAGAAAAGCTTTCCATCACTAGAAAAGAAATAATTAACTTTAATCATAACCCAATTCGTCGACTCCCTTATCTCATTCCAGGCCTCACAAACTTTTTTCCGACGACAACCAATATAACTTCTCCAACGCCTAAATATTCTTTTGtggtttaatatattattttatatccaaatttgatattttttttttaattttagtatgtgttattttttatttaatttcatatttatatttatttaaatctaTATATTTTGATACTCAAAGGTAACGAGTTAATTTTTAGTGTTTAGTTCAAgttttagaattaatttaatgAAAGTTAATTGTTAAATTTTACGTCTACTTTGTCAAATACAATCCGATGGGATGTGAATATTTAGTTTGAGTTTTAGAtttgatttgatgaaagttaaatgctaatattattagttaattatgatttttatcaaatcaaacttaaaacctaaattaaacactaaaaattaacATGATTACCTTCATATACCAATATTTAAAACTTTTGTCAAATATAAATACCATATTGAACAAAAAAATAACACATATAACATATTAAAAAAAAGTCAAACTCAGATATTAAATTATGTATTAACCCTTTTATCGTTTTCATGTGTTCAACTTATTCATTCACTTGGCTTTTTTTCCCCTTAGAATCGACGTTTACCTAATTCAATCCTACGTATACATGAAAAATTGTATGCACTATACTCAATACCTCATCATTTGCTATGGCAAACATCTAAGCATTTCACGATGATAAGATAAATAGTTTTGGAAATATTTAACAATTTATGGAATATTGCTTTTATTATGATAATCTTCATGTGTATGCAATTTCATCAACACATATAATctagaatataatttatgttcaaaTCCTAGTAtctgtatttttaaaaaaaaaaaattaggttagTTTTTTAAATAATGCCGACCAAAAGAAGTGGTGAGCTTAAGCTTTAATTAAGTACTAAGTACATCACTGACAAAATTTCCATTCATAAGAACCAGCCAGATTAGACCAGAAGAGAAAATATTCCATTAGTGATTTGGTTAGATATATGTGGGCCTTTGAATTTAAATACAAAGCTGTCTAATTACCATTCAGATTACGATTGCAAATTTAGGAAACATTCCATGGATTTTCGCCTTGATCAAGATGATAATGTTGCTGATTTTTAGGTGAAAAAAAGAATTTACTCGGAATGTCatcataatttattttctttaactgAATTGAATAACTAATTCTAATAATGGACTCATTTCAAATTTATTAACTATATGATTGATTAAAGAATGTAAACATTTACATAATATGAAACTCGAATCAGGTCTTAATGTTTTTAAGACCTCAACTTTACTATTGAAACAAAAATTCTTTGACAACTTTTATCAAGTTTTTACCTATAGTTAATTATAATATCAAAagacatatataattatatatacacaattattgTATATGCTACTAGTAAATAATTCTTACGAGTCGGTCCAATGACATGGTTTTGATATGTCACGGATTTATTTATATATAGGTGTTGCTGttgaataaaaaaacataaatctaACATTAACAACCATTAATTCCATCAtcaagaatatatacataatacaaatTATTTTAACCACTCAATTACATACAGAaacaagttaaagaaaaaaaaaaccatcaaAGAAACACAACGCAAATTATTGATAAGGAAGAGGTTTTTGGCACAAAAACTAAAAACCAATTACCAAAATGATCACTTCAATAAAAACATCATATAATTAACAAATGAAAaactatatattatttatttatgctCTATTGGAAGAATTATTAGGTGAAGAACACTCAGAGACTACCTCAGTTTCAACTTCCCTTCTATGGAAATTCCTATGGCAACCACAAGCAGCACAAGCAAGGGCACCACTCGTTCCTTCCTCTCCACTTGCCATGAATTCCCTGCACCCGTCGACCACATAACCGCCGATGCTGGCGGCGTGATTCCTTTGACACTCCCCATATCTCACACTCGTTATTGTCAAAGATGAATTGGTTGTAGTCTTCCTCGGTGGCTCCTCTTTTCTCACTACTACTTGTCGCCTTCTCATGATTGCCAAACCCTTAATCATATAGAATGAGAGGGGCAGTGCCTTTTGGTTTGATAAGGTTATTATTGCCAACCCCTAAACCCTAAAGGATATGAAAAAAACTTGCTTATGGACTTATGTATAAATCCTGTAAACTTAGCTTATTCCCTTCCCATTACAtgtattattattctatttttgtTTGGGGTAAAGTACAAGATTAGTCACCAAACTATTAAGTTTGTTCCATTTTAGTCACTCaacatttcaaattaaataaataataataataataattgagtgATAAAAATAGAATAAACATAATAGTTGAAGATAACTATTTTGTTTCCCTTATGACTagctactttttctttttttctttttctttttttgggttGTTTGTTTTTTCTCTctcactaattaaaaaaaaagaagattacTATTAATCTAAGGCAAAACCCTAAAATGATGATAAACACtttgaatttgtttcaaaatagtGACTGGTTTTAAATGGTATGAACAGCTAAGCTTTAGCTGCCTTCTTAAAATGTTCTTAAACCTAATGTAGAATATGTGGCCCCTAAATGGATGTTTATAGGCATTTGTTTTGGTGCTACCTTTACATATAATCATGATAGATCTGATATTATTTATAATTCTTGCCAAATCTCTACGGAAAAACAACTTCTtcatttaaatttcaatatacatAAATCAACCCACAAAACATTGCACGACCCTTTCCTTTTcctactcaaattcatcaaaataaatttgTTTGTAAACTTGATTTTTCATTAAAAACACTCTCCATCATTAATATTTGTGGGAAAATTATTTGGTATATTATGAGTGGAGTTTTAGAGTTTGCAAATAAGATTAAGAagttgataaatatatatatatatatatatatatatatatatatatatatgagttttcTATTAATTGTTCTTCCATTTATATCCAATGCATGTTTAATCACTATTTACAAGTTGATTTtcagtaaaagtgttatggaggCCCCTTTACTAAAAGTCAGATTTCATTTTACCTCCTTTACTcagaaaaataagtaaattaatctttatagctagatcaaaaagaaaattttccatttatgttaaaaattccatccaacTGTACTCCTAAAATTTGGTGTGGCTAATGGAATTACCAGACAATGACACCTGTACCTCATGTCGATGTACATGGACCAATTTTTAATattagaaatggatgaaattcttTAACAAAAGGCCTAGTTAGCTCTCTGACCTAACATACAAGGACTAATTGTCAATTTTTTTAGTACATAAGATAAAATGTAATCTGTCTCATAATATAAAGGTCTCCATAGTACTTTTAATTAGTGAAAATCATTGTATTGTATTACATGTTAATTAGTGAAAATCTTTTAATTGGAGTTAAAATTAATGTTATATTTTGAATTAACACCTGAAAGCTGCCAAATAAACTACTAAATCTTCTTCttctatatttaaatttaattagggCCATAAATGTTGttctcttttttttcctttttttttttggtagaaaAAAGAAAGATAGACCAAttacaaaataacatcaaaaccaTAAAGCAAAATTTAGCCATCATTCCTTATTTGAGCAACAACCACTGTAGGTATATCCTGGAAAATGTGAGAGCCATAAGGAAATCCCTTCATCAATCCAGCCAAGGTGTGAGCAGCAATATTCGCCTCCCTCAAAACCTGTTAAGTTTTTACCCTCCAATCTCTTCTACAAAGCTATGGAATTCTTAGAATCAAATCCCTATCTAATTGTCCATGGAGTCTATCATTAAAGGCTTCAATAACTAGAGCACAATCTATTTCGATAATAATAATAGTCCATTTTGTAAACCAAGTCAATTAGAGACCATCATAAATCACCCATAACTCTACTTGTTCAACACTATATCTATCAATATTCCTTTTAATCCCACAAATCCATCTACAGTGTTCATCTCTAGCCACTACCGCCGAGGAAGCTAACCCCGAACTTGGACTATGTGTACATCACTGTTCAACTTAATGGACCTTATAAGTGGTGGAGTCCAAATTCAACATCGATTCTATCTTTTGGGAATGACATCTAAACTACCAGTCATATCCTTGATGGATTTTGCCCAACACCACGAAGATTGAAAGATGTGGACAATGTTGAAAAGCtctccttggaacacacaaagaTTCCATTGTTTCCAGAGCTTCCAACAAATAATACCAAATAAGGATTGCCAATCAGCTTCCTTAAGGACTGTACCAAGTTTATTCATCAAATTTTCAAACAGCCAAGGCAATAATAGACAGGAGAAAAAATGATTCATTTCCCTCGAAAGAATAAACTGCTCCCAAACTTCTTGTGCCTTACAACAATCCCGAAGCACGCGAGTGGTGGATTCTTAAACTGCTCCCAAACTTCTTGTGCCTTACAACAATCCCGAAGCACGCGAGTGGTGGATTCTTCAGCACAGTTGGAAAcatgaaaatatacacactttttcattccctttttaactcaaattcatgcaatttcgataaaattcttgtcgaaaaatatataataattataaaataattaaattgtacttaaattattaacatgttaaattttaattaattttataataaattttgattaattttgatcattttcaacagatttgcacaaagggcaaaaAATAACTCGGCAGACACTGCTAAAAGCATAAAACCtagaagcaattttgaagcatcaaagCGAAATAATTTTTCAGCCTAAGAGAGTCCAAATTatttgtattaattcataatataattaattttaattttaaaccaatttaatttgggttaaataaattattattaattaattatgaaaaggggcCCAGTTGAGCTGAATCGAGAAAATCGATCCAACTGAGCACTAGGCAGTCCAAAACcatcccacatgctgacccaatcagcttgtttggctgattatttggcttgcaaaTGGCCGTTGAAGACTTCttcaatttgcattcaaacccctccactattcatgcctttcaagatttgcccctacctaaaaatagcatgtttgaaatcttcaaacatgccacatgtgtggccagccATGGGGGGAGTCTTTGGCTGatgattttggctatttttagcagccttctcaacctataaatacccctttGGCTGCTCACTTCAAACACACCTAAACTTTCTCAGCTCTTCTCTTTTTTCTCAACTTTCTCTCTTCATTTCCCATCCATTTTTCTTTATTCTCTTgccgatttcacctcttgaaaaagagtcattCATCCACCACTTGGAGTAGCATTCAAGTGTTCGTAGCAGCCTCGATTCAACAAGAACAAGCAGAGAAGGAAGAGTGTAGCAAACTAgccaagccacggagaaacactagatttgattcttattccttatccttttaatttttattgttgttatgatgaacatgtctatgaatatttatgatgttgatatgtttactttaattaatatggcttaaatttaattagtGTTAGGTTGATTTCATTTcgtctacttaatttattaaaattgtgt from Gossypium arboreum isolate Shixiya-1 chromosome 9, ASM2569848v2, whole genome shotgun sequence includes the following:
- the LOC108455957 gene encoding mini zinc finger protein 2-like, with protein sequence MIKGLAIMRRRQVVVRKEEPPRKTTTNSSLTITSVRYGECQRNHAASIGGYVVDGCREFMASGEEGTSGALACAACGCHRNFHRREVETEVVSECSSPNNSSNRA